From Cryptococcus neoformans var. grubii H99 chromosome 6, complete sequence:
TTATGGCATCTATCACAGGCTCTCTGGATGACATCAGCGCAGGGATTGCCGGAGGATAACAGTACCCACTGAGACCCGTTTCCTCTTGGAACCTATCATTATTGATCAGTCAAGTGGTGTTTTTAGGAGAACCATCAGAGATCTGGTAATAATCGGCAAACAAATCTGAAAGAGGTGTAACGGCTGCTCCGGTACAGTATGGATTTGACAGGAAGGCGGAATCGCGTAATTACCAGAATTAACAGTATTAACAGGTTGTCTTTCCGCCGAGGATATGTGTGTCATGGATTAAGCAGTTCAAGTCAATAACCTCTGCATATATAACGCTCAAAATGATGAAGTCCGAGACCTTTATTCATGCCAACTGCATTCGATAGTACTCGCTCATATCAATTTCGCCAACTTTTCAACGATGCTCTCACACAGTCTCCTTGCTTCCCTTCGCGCTCGTTCCGCCGCTTCCTTGCTTgcatcctcgtccacctccGTCCGATCCCTCGCCATTCAAGCCTCGTCCACCATCACATCTATCAGACCCAGCGGCGATGAAATCGTCAACATGCGCCTCAGCCAAAGATCTATCCAAGCAGCCCTCGAAGCTTTACGGGCAGACGGGATAGTCGTGGTCGAAGACGTAGTCAACAAAGACGCGATCGATAAGCTCAATTCCCACATGGAGAAGGACACGCGGACGCTCATGGCACGAGGAGAGAATGGACCGTTCAACTATAACCTAGGCAATCTACAACAGAGCCCGCCATACGATCCGGATCTGTTCTCACCGTCGATATTTGTGAATCCTATCGGAATACAATTGACGAATGCGTACCTTGGGGAACGCCCGACCATGTCGTTCATCTCGGCCAACTCGGCCGTGAAGGCGGACGTGGGACAGCCAGTACATTCTGATGCTGACTTCAACCATCCAAGTGTAAGTAGACAGTGTTCATGAGTCGGCGCCATGACCAAACCTCGCTGATATGTATATAGATTACATTTGCAGCTGTGGTTAATGTCGGCCTCGTCGACATGAACCCCAAGAACGGCTCAACCCGTGAGCGTCGAAAAGGCAATGGCGGTTATTCTCTATGCTAACATTCCCTTCAGAGGTCTGGCTCGGAACACATAATGGCACGGATCTTTCTTGTCAGGAAGGGGCGCATGGGGAGAGAGCCTCCGGTCGAATCAAGCAGGATTTATTGGATGCCCGGAAATCAATTTCTCCTCCATTGCAGTCCACTATCCCGAAAGGTGTGTAGAATGACTTTTCATTCCCCTTCGTCCATGCCAGCTGTTCCCTTGCACCAAAATGTATGGAGACGTTAACCATCAATTAGGCTCACTGATCATCCGCGATCTTCGATTGTGGCACGCCGGCATGCCCAATACAACCGACGAACCTACGAGATCAGGATCATGTTGGCAATGATCCATTTTGCACCTTGGTACAGACAACGAATGACTATGAAACTGCCCCGATCTCTGCGACCCACCCTGGAAGGAGTGAACCGGCTGGGCGTGGCGGCGGACTGGCAGGACGCAGAGGTAGATCATCTAGATGCGCCGTATGGGAATGCGTTTGATTTCGGCCAGGATCAGTAGTCTTATTCCAGCATTGAGTAGGTTTTTACTCATGTATGCAAGCTGTTTATTATCACCCTTAATCTGAAATGCTGGCTGTCATTCACTCTTCAAGATACTTTTACACATTCATGGAAATATCCCGGGTCACCGTGAACACTGGGCTTAACC
This genomic window contains:
- a CDS encoding phytanoyl-CoA dioxygenase, producing the protein MLSHSLLASLRARSAASLLASSSTSVRSLAIQASSTITSIRPSGDEIVNMRLSQRSIQAALEALRADGIVVVEDVVNKDAIDKLNSHMEKDTRTLMARGENGPFNYNLGNLQQSPPYDPDLFSPSIFVNPIGIQLTNAYLGERPTMSFISANSAVKADVGQPVHSDADFNHPSITFAAVVNVGLVDMNPKNGSTQVWLGTHNGTDLSCQEGAHGERASGRIKQDLLDARKSISPPLQSTIPKGSLIIRDLRLWHAGMPNTTDEPTRSGSCWQ